One genomic window of Paenisporosarcina antarctica includes the following:
- a CDS encoding diguanylate cyclase: MLLELLINFCILFTFAVLSYWPFQDVARSTYPFPKTHPYIIGIIAGFAGFVLMQTSVQLSDTIKVDARHVIIIFAGIFGGPIAPIVTGFIIGLTRMLMYDVFTTSGFLAGLNVIILGIVIGAFSFKYPMTFKNAPYYFYYATAQTVLLISYLFYQYSGTLLQIVYFILFSTFSFFMVLFILIELSGHFKKIRHTELLAETDYLTGVYNNRKFQQLTRSFITDSTKPFCMISIDIDHFKKVNDVYGHPVGDEILKELGERLKNLVSPKEGHVTRSGGEQFVLLIPNFPPAMGLDLGEQIRSSVERSSFNVSNNQEVSITLSVGVSSYPDNGSTIHELYSAADTALYEAKATGRNRVFHYTNIKV; this comes from the coding sequence ATGCTTTTGGAATTGCTTATTAATTTTTGTATATTATTTACCTTTGCTGTCCTATCTTATTGGCCCTTCCAAGATGTAGCCCGTTCTACCTATCCTTTTCCAAAAACTCATCCCTATATCATTGGGATTATTGCTGGATTTGCAGGATTTGTTTTAATGCAAACATCCGTTCAATTGTCAGATACGATAAAGGTTGACGCAAGACATGTAATTATAATATTTGCTGGAATTTTTGGTGGACCGATAGCTCCGATTGTTACAGGGTTTATTATTGGGTTGACTCGTATGTTAATGTATGATGTCTTCACGACTTCGGGATTTTTAGCGGGATTAAACGTGATTATTTTAGGAATTGTCATTGGCGCATTTTCTTTTAAATACCCTATGACCTTTAAAAATGCGCCATATTATTTTTATTATGCAACTGCTCAAACTGTATTACTTATCAGCTATTTATTTTATCAATATAGTGGAACTCTATTGCAAATTGTTTACTTTATATTATTCTCAACTTTTTCATTCTTTATGGTGTTATTTATATTAATCGAATTAAGCGGGCATTTTAAGAAAATTCGGCATACCGAATTATTGGCAGAAACCGATTATTTGACTGGTGTTTATAATAACCGCAAGTTTCAGCAACTTACTCGATCGTTCATCACAGATTCAACTAAACCCTTCTGCATGATTTCGATTGACATTGACCACTTCAAAAAAGTAAACGATGTGTATGGCCACCCTGTTGGGGATGAAATATTGAAGGAGTTAGGAGAACGGCTAAAAAACCTGGTGTCACCAAAAGAAGGGCATGTTACTCGGAGTGGTGGAGAACAGTTTGTTTTATTAATTCCTAATTTCCCACCTGCAATGGGGCTTGATTTAGGTGAACAAATTCGCTCAAGTGTGGAGCGTAGTTCTTTTAATGTTTCGAACAACCAAGAAGTATCGATTACCCTATCCGTTGGTGTAAGTTCGTATCCTGATAATGGGTCAACCATCCATGAGTTGTATAGTGCAGCAGATACTGCCCTGTATGAAGCAAAAGCAACTGGTCGTAATCGTGTCTTCCATTACACCAATATAAAAGTGTGA
- a CDS encoding DUF1934 domain-containing protein: protein MNKQVKVKLKTTIQQPNEQPEIYELWVTGTYIEKGESAYLKYEEVQDDKNIKTIVKMGETEALILRSGGINMRLPLVKETEQTGSYESEYGVLMVKTMTRKIMFEKNKQDGQFIVQYDLNVSGQSVGEYTLEFHYMEESQ, encoded by the coding sequence ATGAATAAGCAAGTAAAAGTAAAATTGAAAACGACCATCCAGCAACCAAATGAACAACCAGAAATTTATGAACTGTGGGTAACTGGCACTTATATTGAAAAAGGTGAGAGTGCCTATTTAAAGTACGAAGAAGTACAAGACGATAAAAACATAAAAACCATTGTCAAAATGGGTGAAACGGAAGCACTAATTTTACGAAGTGGTGGCATCAATATGCGCCTTCCATTAGTGAAAGAAACAGAGCAGACAGGAAGTTATGAAAGTGAATATGGTGTATTAATGGTCAAAACGATGACACGAAAAATAATGTTCGAAAAAAATAAACAAGACGGACAATTTATTGTTCAATATGATTTAAACGTTAGCGGACAATCCGTTGGCGAATACACACTCGAATTTCATTACATGGAGGAATCGCAATGA